A window from Montipora capricornis isolate CH-2021 unplaced genomic scaffold, ASM3666992v2 scaffold_446, whole genome shotgun sequence encodes these proteins:
- the LOC138035991 gene encoding uncharacterized protein KIAA1958-like: MAGVFSKQRFGFASETTIEELKNFSKNPNTVKSTSFWLNVWETWCKQKNIVNKIEENEPGKLNKLLESFYAEVKNKNGDDYEPDSLKVMIAALDRHLNEKGYKFSIIRDREFHSSKQVLEGKARQLRQSGMGKRPNKARSLTEEEEEVLWEGEKFGSKTPEALISSMWWLLTQFFGLRGRQEHHAMKMEDFQLCKNDEGMEFVQFTEGPTKTRQGGLQSKNRDFQPRMFSVGGERCPVALFKQFVERRPLNMRWSGPFYLSIKRNRRLNDNIWFKTQPMGVNTISNMMKTTVAGTSLEESHKKFTNHSARKTTVSKLKKANVERSDIVKVTGHRSVQSLDDYDEADEEEQRRLSSAISKRNYENPGAEKKRMAVSDITTTAAPLAPVNTNMPVPHTLAGPSMTATKENQFPPSLSGFQTQNFSVNPTMMNTFNNCQVSFIIGRSKRAPEISKRQPSSCKRRAFIIEDDSD; encoded by the coding sequence ATGGCCGGAGTTTTCAGCAAACAACGATTTGGTTTTGCGAGCGAAACAACGATTGAAGAGCTaaaaaatttttccaaaaaccCAAATACAGTAAAGAGTACGTCTTTCTGGCTGAATGTATGGGAGACGTGgtgcaaacagaaaaatattgtCAACAAAATCGAGGAAAACGAGCCAGGAAAACTAAACAAGCTACTTGAATCATTCTACGctgaagtaaaaaacaaaaacggtgACGACTACGAGCCAGACAGCTTAAAAGTGATGATAGCTGCACTTGATAGACATTTAAATGAGAAAGGATACAAGTTTTCCATCATAAGAGACAGGGAGTTCCACTCTTCCAAGCAAGTTTTAGAGGGGAAAGCTCGGCAACTTCGCCAATCCGGTATGGGCAAACGTCCAAATAAAGCCAGAAGTTTAACTGAGGAAGAAGAGGAGGTGCTGTGGGAGGGAGAAAAATTTGGCTCCAAAACTCCAGAAGCGCTTATTTCTTCTATGTGGTGGCTTTTGACGCAGTTTTTTGGTCTCCGCGGTCGTCAAGAGCACCACGCAATGAAAATGGAAGATTTTCAACTCTGCAAAAATGACGAAGGTATGGAGTTCGTGCAGTTTACCGAAGGTCCAACGAAGACCAGACAGGGCGGACTGCAGAGCAAGAACAGAGATTTTCAGCCACGAATGTTCTCTGTTGGAGGAGAAAGGTGTCCGGTTGCTCTCTTCAAGCAGTTTGTCGAGCGAAGACCACTTAACATGCGATGGTCAGGTCCTTTCTACCTCAGTATCAAAAGAAACCGAAGACTGAATGACAACATCTGGTTCAAAACTCAACCAATGGGCGTAAACACCATTAGCAACATGATGAAAACAACTGTGGCGGGTACTAGCCTTGAAGAAAGTCACAAAAAATTTACGAATCACAGTGCTAGAAAGACAACAGTGAGCAAGCTAAAGAAAGCAAACGTTGAACGCTCAGATATAGTGAAGGTCACAGGCCACCGAAGCGTACAATCCCTTGACGATTACGATGAAGCCGACGAGGAAGAACAACGACGACTCTCCAGTGCAATATCCAAACGGAATTATGAAAACCCCGGTGCTGAGAAAAAGCGAATGGCAGTTTCCGACATCACGACAACTGCGGCTCCACTCGCTCCGGTAAACACGAACATGCCAGTACCACACACATTGGCCGGCCCATCGATGACAGCGACGAAAGAAAATCAATTCCCACCATCACTTTCAGGTTTTCAAACTCAGAATTTCTCTGTAAATCCAACCATGATGAACACGTTCAACAACTGTCAAGTGTCTTTCATCATTGGCCGCTCGAAGCGAGCTCCTGAGATTTCAAAACGACAGCCCAGTTCTTGTAAACGCCGAGCGTTCATTATTGAGGATGATTCTGATTGA